In Chitinophaga oryzae, the sequence GTTATATCCAGGATTCCATTAATAAAGGTAAACCTTTGCCAGCCAATACCATGGCAGCCAAGACTAACCCGGAAGTGATAGATTACGTCGCCAAAAACAAGGACGCAATCGGCGTGATAGGCGTGAGCTGGATCTCTGATCCCAGCGATTCACTGGCCCTCGCATTCACCAACAAAGTGTCCGTTGTAAAGCTGAGAGCGGATAATGGTTCGGAATTTGTATTGCCATATCAGGCTTACATTGGTATCGGATCCTATCCATTAAAACGTGGCTTCTACTTTTGTCTGAAAGAGCCTTACCATGGTTTAGGCTCGGGATTTGCTACCTTCCTTGGTAGTTATGAAGGACAGCTTGTGATCAAGCAGTTCCGCTTATTCCCGGCGAGATTGAATGTAGTATTCAGGGAAGCCAACCTTAAATAGTCAAAAAAACACAACTAAAACTAAAACCAGATTGCAAATGAACAGACGGAAAAGTTTACTCGTAGCATTGCTGTGCGCCGCCTCCGGCAGTGTGATGGCTCAATCTGTGCAGGATGGATTGAAAGACCTGTATTATGGTAAAAACCTGTCCGCCAAACAGACTTTTGAAAAAGTAATTGCTGCGAAACCAACTGAAGACAAAGCTTATTACTACATGGGTATAGCACAACTCGCCATGGAAGACGTAGCCGGCGCTACTGCCACCTTCCAGAAGGGTTTGCAGGCCGTTCCGACTTCTGCTTTACTGCAGGCGGGCATGGGCCGTATCGATCTGCTCAAAGGCGATGCTGCTGCTGCCAAAGCTAAGTTTGAAGCTGCCAGCGCTGCTACCCAGGGTCGTGATGGCGACGTTGCCCGTGCCATTGCCGACGCTAACACAGAAGTGAAAGGTGGTGACCGCGCTTATGCCCTCACCGTAATGGACAAGCTGCTGAACAACGAAGGCCGCAAGAAAAAAGAAATGTACACAGCTACTCCGGCTGACTATATCGAACAAGGTGACGCCTATCGTTACCTCGGTGGCGAAAACGGCGGTAAAGCCATCGCTGCCTACGAAAAGGCACTGGAGCTGGACGCCAACAGCGCTGAAGCGGTGATGAAACAAGGTCTCGTAAACTACAACGCGAGACTGAAAGCCGAAGCAGTGGCCGACTGGACCAAAGCGACCAATATGGACCCGAACTATGCTCCTGCTTTCAATGAGCTGTTCCTGTTCTACACCACACCGAAAAAAGATCAGCTGTCCTGGGAGAAAGCAGCTGAATACCTCGAAAAATACATGGCGATCGCCGACCCTGCGGATAAAACCAAAAACGAATACCTGGCCGCTTCCGTAGCTTTCTTCAAAAAAGACTATGACGGCGCTATCGCTAAAGGCCAGGCTGCAATGGCCGGTGCCAACGAAATGTACAAAAACAAATTCAGCCTGCTGATAGGTGATGCTTACCTGCAGAAAGGGGACTCCCTGAATGCGAAAAAGGTAATGGATGATTATGCACAAGCTGTAGGCGAAGCTAAACTGGACTCCAGCGACTTCAAACTGCTGAGCACTATCTACCTCCGTCTGAAATCTTCCGACTCCGCTACACAGAGCCAATACACTGACAAGGCGCTGGGCTACCTGGAGAAGTTCGCTTCTTCCACCACCGCTAAAGATCCGGAAACTTACATCCAGATCGCTGAAGCGCTGAAATCCGCCAGGAAATATGAGCAGGCCGGTGACTGGTATGAAAAAGCCAATGAACTGCGTCTGGCCAATAAAGAAACACTGGGCGCTATCGACTACTTCAACGTAGGTCTTAACTACTACTATGCAGGTATCGGTGCTAAACCGGTAGATACGGCGCTGATCAACAAAGCAGACGCTGCATTCCAGAAAGTAATTGAGGCGAAACCAGAACTGGGTACCGGTTATTACTGGAGAGGCCAGGCTAACTTTGCCAAAGACCAGCAGGCTCAGACCGGTGTAGCTAAACCTTTCTATGATAAATACATAGAAATCACCGAGCCTAATGGTGCTGACAAAAACAAAAACACACTGACTTACGCTTATACTTATGAGCTGTTGTACTACTACTTCAAGGAAGATAAGGCGAATGTGCAGGTGTATGCCGATAAGCTGACCGCTATTGATCCGAATAACATCACTGTTAAACAGATCAAGGAAAACATGGCCAGCCGTGAAAAACCTGCTAAGCCAGCGGCTAACAAAAAATAATATAACTGCTTGTCATATAAAAAGCCCCGGGCCATCTTGGTCCGGGGTTTTTTATATGGTGCACCCCCTGTGCCGGAAATAAATCTTCCGGGTTTGCTGTCAGATTGACACTTTGATCTTTCCGGTAAGTTGTTTTTATCAGGCAGCCAACGAGGCGGTGGGGAAGGGCCGGCGGCGGAACCGGCGGCCGAACCGGGAGCAGCAGGGTGTTGCGGGTCCGCCGCCAACGGTGCAGGGGAGCAGTCCTGCTTATTATCGGCCCGGGGGATCAGTTGCCGGTACAATCTTGACAAAATGGCCGGTTGACTGCGATGTAAAAAATGTATTTATATTTTATTTATTATTTATATTTAACGATTGGTCAGGATTCTCTCCCGGGATTCATTGTGTAAAAAACACAAAAAGGCTTTACATGCTCGATTTGCGGTGAGTGAACCGGGGATCGCGGGAATGGTTTCCCTGGTTTCCGGTTGGCAAAAAAAGATAATATTTTAACCTTCAAATAGATTTGATATTTGGTTTAGTTACAGTATTTTTGCGAATTCGGACAATGTTTTATCGGGAAGCTTATGTATACAGATACTGTATTTTTGTCAGCAACGACTACTCCTTTTAGCTATTTCCCTATAGTACTGCAATTACTTGCTGCTTTAGGTTTTGTTGGGATCACCATGCTAGCCACCCACTTTCTGGGGCCCAAACGTAAAACAAGTGATAAGCTTATTAACTTCGAGAGCGGCATTGAGCAGCGCGGGAATGCGAGGCAGCCGGTAGCGATCAAGTACTTTCTGACGGCTATTCTCTTCGTGTTATTTGATGTGGAAGTGATCTTTTTCTACCCGTACGCTGTTAATTTCAGGTCACTGGGTTGGGAAGGGTTCGCTGCTGTGCTGATGTTTGTGGGCTTCTTCCTGTGCGGGTTTATCTACATCGTGAAGAAGGGAGCCCTGAAGTGGGAAGACTAATCTTAAACCTTTAAATCTTAATCCAATGGCTCGTCCGGTTCAATATAATACCAATGTGAAGATGGTGGAAGTCCCTGAGGGATATTCCGGTGAAGGGTTTTATGCCACCTCATTTGATAAGGCCATCGGTTTGGCGCGTAAAAACTCCATCTGGCCTTTACCATTCGCTACCTCCTGCTGTGGTATCGAATTTATGGCTACGATGGCCGCCACTTACGATCTGGCACGTTTCGGCGCGGAACGTATGGCATTTACCCCCCGTCAGTGCGACCTGCTGATGGTAATGGGCACTATTTCCAAGAAAATGGGCCCTATCGTGCGCCAGGTGTACCTGCAGATGGCGGAGCCCCGCTGGGTAATGGCAGTAGGCGCCTGTGCCTGCAGCGGTGGTATATTTGATACTTATTCTGTTTTACAAGGAATTGACCAGGTGATTCCGGTAGATGTGTATGTTCCGGGATGCCCTCCCAGGCCGGAAGGCATTATCGACGGATTCATGAAAATACAACAGCTGGTGGGCAATGAAAGCCTGCGTCGCCGTAACTCCGACCGTTATAAGGAACTGATGGAGTCTTACGGTATCAAATAGGGTGTGAATGGTAACTTGTAACTCGTAAATCACTTATTGTTAATGTCTTTAACAAACGAACGCATACAACAACGCCTGACGGAGAAGTTCGGGGATGTACTGACCGGTTTTGAAGAGCCGTTTGGAATGCTCACCTTCACCGCACAGAAAGATTATAACCTGAAAGTAATGCAATTCCTGTTCGATGATGAGGAATTGCGTTTTCGTTTTCTGACAGACATCACCGCCGTGCATTATCCCGAACGGAAAGGGGAGGAGCTGTGCGTGGTATACCATCTGCACAACTTCGTGGACAATGTAAGGCTGCGCCTGAAAGTATATACGCCGGTGGCTTCACCGAAAGTATTTACCGCTACCAGCCTGTATGAATCTGCCAACTGGATGGAGCGTGAAACCTATGATTTTTTCGGGGTGGATTTCGTAGGGCATCCTAACCTGATCCGTATTCTCAACGTGGATGAAATGACCTATTTCCCCATGCGCAAGGAATTCCCGCTGGAAGATCCCATGCGTACAGACAAAGACGACGAAATGTTCGGCAGGGGCGGTCACTTTTAATCAATTAGGCTATGTTAGACCAGAAACAACATATAAAACTGCCGGAAGGCTCCATAGAAAAAAATACGACCACGCTGAACCTGGGTCCTACCCACCCGGCTACACACGGCGTATTCCAGAATATCCTGGAAATAGACGGCGAAAGAGTAGTGAGCGCCGTATCCACTGTAGGATACATCCACCGCGCCTTTGAAAAGATCGCAGAACGCCGTCCCTATTACCAGATCACTCCGCTCACAGACAGGCTGAACTACTGCTCTGCCCCCATCAACAACATGGGCTGGATCATGACGGTGGAAAAACTGCTGGGACTGGAAATTCCCAAGCGTGTTGACTACCTGCGGGTGATCATCATGGAGCTGGCCCGTGTTGCAGACCACCTGAT encodes:
- a CDS encoding tetratricopeptide repeat protein translates to MNRRKSLLVALLCAASGSVMAQSVQDGLKDLYYGKNLSAKQTFEKVIAAKPTEDKAYYYMGIAQLAMEDVAGATATFQKGLQAVPTSALLQAGMGRIDLLKGDAAAAKAKFEAASAATQGRDGDVARAIADANTEVKGGDRAYALTVMDKLLNNEGRKKKEMYTATPADYIEQGDAYRYLGGENGGKAIAAYEKALELDANSAEAVMKQGLVNYNARLKAEAVADWTKATNMDPNYAPAFNELFLFYTTPKKDQLSWEKAAEYLEKYMAIADPADKTKNEYLAASVAFFKKDYDGAIAKGQAAMAGANEMYKNKFSLLIGDAYLQKGDSLNAKKVMDDYAQAVGEAKLDSSDFKLLSTIYLRLKSSDSATQSQYTDKALGYLEKFASSTTAKDPETYIQIAEALKSARKYEQAGDWYEKANELRLANKETLGAIDYFNVGLNYYYAGIGAKPVDTALINKADAAFQKVIEAKPELGTGYYWRGQANFAKDQQAQTGVAKPFYDKYIEITEPNGADKNKNTLTYAYTYELLYYYFKEDKANVQVYADKLTAIDPNNITVKQIKENMASREKPAKPAANKK
- a CDS encoding NADH-quinone oxidoreductase subunit A; the encoded protein is MLATHFLGPKRKTSDKLINFESGIEQRGNARQPVAIKYFLTAILFVLFDVEVIFFYPYAVNFRSLGWEGFAAVLMFVGFFLCGFIYIVKKGALKWED
- a CDS encoding NADH-quinone oxidoreductase subunit B, whose product is MARPVQYNTNVKMVEVPEGYSGEGFYATSFDKAIGLARKNSIWPLPFATSCCGIEFMATMAATYDLARFGAERMAFTPRQCDLLMVMGTISKKMGPIVRQVYLQMAEPRWVMAVGACACSGGIFDTYSVLQGIDQVIPVDVYVPGCPPRPEGIIDGFMKIQQLVGNESLRRRNSDRYKELMESYGIK
- a CDS encoding NADH-quinone oxidoreductase subunit C, encoding MSLTNERIQQRLTEKFGDVLTGFEEPFGMLTFTAQKDYNLKVMQFLFDDEELRFRFLTDITAVHYPERKGEELCVVYHLHNFVDNVRLRLKVYTPVASPKVFTATSLYESANWMERETYDFFGVDFVGHPNLIRILNVDEMTYFPMRKEFPLEDPMRTDKDDEMFGRGGHF